Proteins from a genomic interval of Flammeovirgaceae bacterium SG7u.111:
- a CDS encoding GNAT family N-acetyltransferase: MRIEKLTNNKKQHLDLLLLADEQEDMIDRYLESGDMFTLYDDDLKSVCVVLAIDKETCELKNLATYEKYQGKGYATALIKFISDYYKNDYKTMLVGTGETPTILSFYENCGFEKSHSIKNFFTDNYDHPIVEEGIQLIDMVYLKKQL; this comes from the coding sequence ATGAGAATAGAGAAACTTACCAATAACAAGAAACAGCATCTCGATTTATTGCTCTTAGCAGACGAGCAAGAGGATATGATTGACAGGTATTTGGAAAGTGGCGACATGTTCACGCTATACGACGATGACTTGAAAAGTGTTTGTGTTGTTCTAGCCATAGACAAAGAAACCTGCGAATTGAAAAACTTAGCTACCTATGAAAAATATCAGGGGAAAGGATATGCGACGGCTCTAATAAAATTCATCTCAGATTATTACAAAAACGACTACAAAACAATGCTTGTTGGGACTGGTGAAACTCCGACAATATTGTCATTTTATGAAAACTGCGGGTTTGAAAAATCCCATTCAATCAAGAATTTTTTCACCGACAATTATGACCATCCAATAGTTGAAGAAGGAATACAACTTATCGATATGGTTTACCTGAAGAAACAACTGTAA
- a CDS encoding PLD nuclease N-terminal domain-containing protein, with translation METLFILGFIILAIALWLWAVIDITKSRRKEPWSTTLWFWLIIIFPLIGPILYSQLKDKVFKSRTREFHPTFNK, from the coding sequence ATGGAAACACTATTCATACTCGGATTTATCATCTTAGCTATTGCTCTCTGGCTATGGGCAGTTATTGACATCACAAAATCAAGAAGAAAAGAGCCATGGTCAACTACCCTTTGGTTTTGGCTAATTATCATTTTCCCACTAATTGGTCCAATACTATATTCCCAACTGAAGGACAAAGTTTTCAAAAGCAGAACACGTGAATTTCATCCTACTTTCAACAAGTAA
- a CDS encoding polysaccharide lyase family 7 protein — protein sequence MNMKKPLLLSLLIVIFCWQNIFAQAGEVNLALNGTATQSSTAYSGAAARAIDGNTSGSWANGSVTHTANEANPWWQVDLGTTQSIGNINLFNRTNSCCQDRLTNFTVSVINSSGNTTFSQSFTSYPDPSITVNADGASGNTIKVQLDDTNALSLAEVEVFAYEGSAESVNIPVLSSTASGEQIGNGKENATDDNLDTRWSAQGTHNIDLNLGSTHVIDFLKIAFFKGDTRGTYYSVAVSSDGTNYTTIVPQTTSSGTTADFETIDFGNTTAQYVRITGYGNSSGNGWTSLSEVEVWGYESNGPVTEYTLTVTNGSGDGHYTEGTNVSISANAAPSGQEFDQWTGDVSHLANVNNASTSVTMPSSNIGVTATYKDVVGNPVPVTLDNPGFESDWSGWSDSDPSAISGVANSGSKAAKVSGSGGGFEQTVSVTPNSNYRLTAYLTGSGQIGAKVGSSDYSTTGSNSDWTQLEVTFNSGGASSITIYGAYYSAEGRFDDFELWALSGGTNPTTYQLTVNSGSGDGSYAAGASVSISADAAPSGQVFDKWTGNTSYLSNINSSSTNVTMPSANVSVTATYKSSGSGNADVPSDILPSLDRWKLTLPFNEDGDDSNSPVEITNYDDRLRDPEEIKDGNLIGYELADYFEVRSFNVIGSSQTFDAVVFRAHCAGVTTENSGYPRCELRQRYNGEDGEWSFNNEQSLTADLIVTHLPVEKPEISVVQVKGGTGSTAGDEALRVQYHSSDGLYIVYNEDYNTKGNSVDYALGERLRVSVNIPARDGKDMEVDIINLDRTDGSGDFYFSWDVPYSIGYFKLGCYTQSSVFLSQFKDGKNDEARDAYGEMAVLSMSLVEDGGAASRFAAVSKPSLSDPLASEDFVVYPNPTISELNVSLPTLIQDDRINIYNLTGKKVFTQKVVQGMRNLQLNLQGLTKGMYFIELENTNINRQKLILN from the coding sequence ATGAACATGAAAAAACCTTTATTACTATCATTACTAATAGTTATATTCTGCTGGCAGAATATATTTGCACAGGCAGGCGAAGTTAACTTAGCTTTAAATGGTACAGCTACACAATCATCTACAGCATATAGTGGTGCGGCAGCTCGTGCTATTGATGGCAATACCAGTGGTAGCTGGGCTAATGGTTCAGTAACACACACAGCCAATGAAGCTAACCCTTGGTGGCAAGTGGACTTAGGGACTACTCAAAGTATAGGGAATATCAACCTATTTAACAGAACCAATTCGTGCTGCCAAGACAGATTGACCAATTTTACCGTATCTGTTATTAATAGCAGTGGCAACACTACTTTTTCCCAATCTTTTACTTCTTATCCCGACCCATCTATTACAGTAAATGCAGATGGAGCATCAGGTAACACTATTAAAGTTCAATTAGATGACACCAATGCTTTATCATTAGCTGAGGTTGAGGTATTTGCCTATGAAGGTTCAGCAGAATCGGTTAACATTCCAGTACTGTCTAGCACTGCCAGTGGAGAGCAAATAGGCAATGGTAAGGAGAATGCAACTGATGACAATCTTGATACTCGATGGTCAGCACAAGGTACTCATAACATAGATTTAAATCTAGGGAGTACTCATGTAATCGATTTCTTGAAAATCGCCTTCTTCAAAGGTGATACCCGTGGTACTTATTATTCAGTTGCTGTTTCTTCAGATGGAACAAATTATACCACCATCGTACCGCAAACTACTAGTTCAGGAACTACAGCTGACTTTGAAACCATTGATTTTGGTAATACAACTGCGCAATATGTACGAATTACAGGCTATGGCAATTCAAGTGGAAATGGATGGACTAGCCTCTCAGAAGTAGAAGTTTGGGGGTATGAAAGCAATGGACCTGTAACTGAATATACATTAACAGTAACTAATGGATCGGGTGATGGTCACTATACTGAAGGTACTAATGTAAGCATTTCCGCCAATGCTGCCCCATCAGGTCAGGAGTTTGACCAATGGACAGGAGATGTAAGCCACTTAGCCAATGTAAATAATGCATCTACTTCCGTAACCATGCCTAGTAGCAATATCGGCGTAACAGCTACTTACAAGGATGTGGTAGGGAATCCAGTACCAGTGACATTGGATAACCCTGGCTTTGAAAGTGATTGGAGTGGTTGGAGCGATAGCGACCCTTCGGCAATTTCAGGCGTTGCTAATTCAGGTTCAAAGGCGGCTAAAGTGAGTGGCTCAGGAGGCGGATTTGAACAAACTGTAAGCGTGACTCCCAATAGCAATTATAGATTAACTGCTTACCTTACAGGTAGTGGGCAAATAGGTGCAAAAGTAGGCAGTAGCGATTATTCCACCACTGGTAGCAATAGCGACTGGACTCAGTTAGAAGTAACTTTTAACTCAGGTGGCGCAAGCAGCATCACTATTTACGGTGCTTATTATAGTGCAGAGGGCAGATTTGATGACTTTGAATTATGGGCATTATCAGGAGGGACTAACCCAACTACTTATCAGTTGACTGTAAACAGTGGCTCAGGCGATGGTAGCTATGCAGCTGGAGCTAGTGTTTCTATTTCTGCAGACGCAGCTCCTTCGGGGCAAGTATTTGATAAATGGACGGGTAATACTTCTTACCTATCCAATATAAATTCCTCCTCTACCAATGTAACTATGCCTTCGGCAAATGTAAGCGTAACAGCTACTTACAAAAGTTCAGGAAGTGGTAATGCTGATGTTCCTTCCGACATATTACCAAGTCTAGATAGATGGAAATTGACTTTACCATTCAACGAAGATGGTGATGACAGCAACAGCCCCGTTGAAATCACCAATTATGATGATAGACTGAGAGATCCAGAGGAAATTAAAGATGGCAACTTAATTGGCTATGAATTAGCAGATTACTTTGAAGTGCGTTCATTTAATGTTATTGGTTCATCTCAAACTTTTGATGCCGTAGTATTTAGAGCGCATTGTGCAGGGGTAACTACCGAAAACTCAGGCTATCCTCGTTGCGAATTAAGACAGCGCTATAATGGTGAAGATGGGGAGTGGTCATTCAATAATGAGCAATCTTTAACGGCTGATTTAATTGTGACGCACTTACCAGTTGAGAAACCAGAAATCAGTGTGGTACAAGTAAAAGGAGGTACTGGTTCTACAGCAGGTGACGAGGCATTACGTGTACAGTACCATTCAAGTGATGGTTTATATATAGTATATAATGAAGATTACAACACCAAAGGCAATTCAGTAGACTATGCTTTAGGTGAGCGTTTAAGGGTCTCGGTAAATATTCCTGCTCGTGATGGCAAAGACATGGAAGTAGATATTATAAACTTAGATAGAACAGATGGTAGTGGCGATTTCTATTTTTCATGGGACGTACCTTATAGCATTGGGTACTTCAAGTTAGGTTGTTATACTCAATCATCCGTATTCTTAAGCCAGTTTAAAGATGGTAAAAATGATGAGGCAAGAGATGCGTATGGCGAGATGGCAGTGTTAAGTATGAGTTTGGTAGAAGACGGTGGAGCTGCATCAAGATTTGCGGCTGTATCAAAACCTAGCTTATCAGACCCACTAGCTAGTGAAGATTTTGTAGTTTATCCGAACCCTACCATTTCAGAGTTGAATGTATCCTTACCTACTTTAATTCAAGATGATAGAATTAATATTTATAACCTAACAGGCAAAAAAGTATTTACCCAAAAAGTAGTACAAGGTATGCGAAATCTGCAATTAAACTTGCAAGGTCTGACGAAAGGCATGTATTTTATTGAATTAGAAAATACAAATATCAATCGTCAAAAGCTTATTCTAAACTAA
- a CDS encoding M14 family metallopeptidase, with protein MKYLIIFFLTISSVAFAQEAKYKGQAPISNVPITTSRPTIPQWKGIVEVKKGVYFSNDFQGGRLNGIIEGENDTLIAVISAENVPINSSAWYAFKVWSDAPEEVVVKLTYQNGKHRYYPKLSKDGINWSLLDSTKVHEIGKGGEKFGGSSQSEAAVLHLDASSDTLWVAAQELQTSKHVFGWIDEMSKASFISAEEIGKSRQGRPIKCMHIGSGKDKKMILVISRQHPPEVTGYLSMKSFVENLTVDTKLAKKFRKKYDIYVVPLMNPDGVDNGHWRHNIGGIDLNRDWSDFNQPETSAVKDFMHKKTKNGKGKFYFAIDFHSTWDDIYYTLPDTASSNLTGFTTKWLTGVETEIPGYQPNVKPTKRLEPTWVSRNFFFVEFGAEALVFEIGDNTPRDFIKEKAKVSAEQMMKIMLEEYK; from the coding sequence ATGAAATATTTAATTATCTTCTTTTTGACGATCTCGTCTGTTGCATTTGCTCAAGAAGCAAAATACAAAGGGCAAGCCCCTATCTCAAATGTTCCCATCACTACTTCAAGGCCTACTATTCCGCAATGGAAAGGGATTGTTGAAGTGAAAAAGGGCGTGTACTTTTCCAACGACTTTCAGGGCGGTCGATTAAACGGCATCATAGAAGGGGAAAACGATACGCTCATCGCTGTTATCTCTGCGGAAAATGTCCCAATCAATTCCAGTGCGTGGTACGCTTTCAAAGTTTGGAGCGATGCACCTGAAGAGGTAGTGGTGAAGCTCACTTATCAGAACGGAAAACACCGCTATTATCCAAAACTGAGCAAAGATGGCATTAACTGGTCTTTATTAGATTCCACCAAAGTCCATGAAATAGGAAAAGGTGGAGAAAAGTTTGGCGGTAGTTCCCAATCGGAAGCGGCCGTGCTACATTTGGATGCCAGCTCGGATACACTTTGGGTAGCCGCCCAGGAGCTCCAAACCAGCAAGCATGTATTTGGCTGGATAGATGAGATGAGCAAAGCATCATTTATCTCTGCGGAAGAGATAGGAAAAAGTAGACAGGGAAGACCGATAAAATGCATGCATATCGGCAGTGGCAAAGACAAAAAAATGATCCTCGTGATTTCGAGACAACACCCCCCAGAGGTCACTGGCTACCTATCCATGAAATCTTTTGTCGAGAACCTGACGGTAGATACAAAACTGGCAAAAAAATTCAGGAAGAAATACGACATATACGTTGTCCCGCTGATGAACCCCGACGGCGTAGACAATGGCCATTGGAGGCATAACATTGGTGGCATCGATCTTAATAGAGATTGGTCTGATTTTAACCAGCCCGAAACCTCGGCAGTAAAGGATTTTATGCACAAGAAAACCAAAAATGGAAAGGGTAAATTTTACTTTGCCATAGATTTCCATTCTACATGGGACGATATATATTATACCCTGCCCGATACAGCTTCTAGCAACTTAACCGGGTTTACCACAAAATGGCTCACAGGAGTTGAAACCGAAATACCAGGTTACCAACCTAATGTAAAACCCACCAAACGCCTAGAGCCTACATGGGTTTCTAGAAATTTTTTCTTTGTAGAATTTGGGGCAGAGGCACTTGTTTTTGAAATAGGCGATAACACTCCACGAGATTTTATAAAGGAAAAGGCAAAAGTATCCGCAGAGCAAATGATGAAAATTATGTTGGAAGAGTACAAGTAA
- a CDS encoding TlpA disulfide reductase family protein, with protein sequence MISKDYSNYNLAPIPKNLAYKEPENYITSYGRRKRKPTLAEGEVAPTFQLASMNGDSVSLEELKGKKVMLDFSIINCGYCMETMKHINQEDFELNKDVTWLYINPVDSKERMEKHMKNLPIPFPALINAKEVGEQYGIYGYPIFILIDEKGIIEKVQHGYSEEFINTYKL encoded by the coding sequence TTGATCTCTAAGGATTATTCTAACTACAACTTAGCGCCAATACCCAAGAATCTCGCTTATAAGGAACCTGAGAACTACATAACTTCTTACGGGCGTAGAAAAAGGAAGCCAACGCTAGCCGAAGGAGAAGTAGCACCCACCTTCCAATTGGCAAGTATGAACGGAGATAGCGTAAGCCTTGAGGAGCTGAAAGGGAAAAAAGTCATGCTGGATTTTTCGATTATCAATTGTGGCTACTGTATGGAGACGATGAAACATATAAATCAAGAAGATTTTGAATTGAATAAAGACGTCACATGGCTGTATATAAATCCGGTAGATTCAAAGGAACGAATGGAAAAACACATGAAAAATTTACCCATTCCCTTTCCTGCCCTCATTAATGCAAAAGAAGTAGGCGAACAATATGGTATATACGGCTATCCTATATTTATCTTGATTGATGAAAAAGGAATCATCGAAAAAGTGCAACATGGATATTCGGAAGAGTTTATAAACACCTATAAGTTGTAG
- a CDS encoding DUF4440 domain-containing protein — translation MKSIKSILFITLLLAACQAQENNKSQEPINTEETQIAKDLIQGAFDDLWAGVDSTKISKYHTDDFIILEQGKIWDNDRIKAYMRKQLARTDRAKRINRMDYISIDKYGESIQIAYHNYAEFTRADTLVGKAQWLESALAIKTKDGWKLKMMHSTRAGN, via the coding sequence ATGAAATCAATAAAAAGCATACTGTTCATCACACTTTTATTGGCTGCTTGCCAAGCTCAAGAAAACAACAAAAGTCAGGAACCAATAAATACAGAAGAAACACAAATAGCGAAAGACCTTATCCAAGGGGCTTTTGATGATCTGTGGGCCGGTGTAGATTCTACTAAAATCAGTAAATACCATACCGATGATTTTATCATACTAGAGCAAGGAAAAATCTGGGACAACGACCGTATAAAAGCCTATATGCGTAAACAACTTGCCAGAACTGATAGGGCTAAGAGAATAAACAGAATGGACTATATTTCCATAGATAAATATGGGGAATCCATTCAAATTGCCTATCATAATTATGCTGAATTTACCCGTGCCGATACCTTAGTAGGGAAAGCCCAATGGTTGGAAAGCGCATTGGCTATAAAAACAAAAGATGGATGGAAACTGAAAATGATGCACTCCACTAGGGCAGGGAATTAG